The sequence below is a genomic window from Hippocampus zosterae strain Florida chromosome 15, ASM2543408v3, whole genome shotgun sequence.
cttgaaaataactctaaaaggaatggggagccaatgaagggatgccagagtaggagttatatgctccctcttacgagtaccagtcaagaggcgagcagcggcattctggaccagctgaaggcgcttagtggaggactggctgactccaaagtaaggggcattgcagtaatcgagccgggatgtgataaaggcatgaattactgtctcaaagtgttcatgtgagaggagaggttttattttgtccagctgtctaaggtgaaagaagctggatttagcaacagcaccaatttgccgatcgagtttgaaatcagtgtccagtttaaggcccaagtttgagactgttgacttaagataaggagacggggggcccaagtctacaggatggaatgtacaagggccaccgggaccaaacaatatcatctctgtcttcttttcgttgaatttcaagaaatttacTGCCATCCAGGACTGGCCtgaatgagaaggtgtctttcttgctcagtgggacatagatctgacagtctAATAATGCTAACTATAGATGACAAAAACTGCTTGCCATTTTTTAAGAAATGGAGTGGGAAAAAATCTACATCCCGCACAGAGTGTATTCATGTTTGTATTATAACATTTTAGAATTGTTTTCCCATTTTGTGCTTATCATGACACTTTTCGCCATGTCTGGTACTCTGCTGCACTTCCATTCCATGCAATTTTCTGAAGTCACACATAATGCCAGTTGGAAGTGCAAATTTTGGTTGATTTTTGAGgcgaaccatttttttaaacagaattcGAGATTGTTCTGTATTGGGCATTGCATTTGCATAACCCATTGTGGTCagcatattttaaatgttttgaattGTGTGAGCGTGTCAGTCAGTGCGTGtttgtttgcgcgcgcgtgcgtgtgtgtgtgtgtgcgtgtgtgtgtgagagagagagagaatgcgagagcgagagagacagagagagagactgatagtttatgtgcgtgtgtgctatTTTCACTGTGCATTGCTATCACAGCAGGCCGTCTCAGGTATCTTGCATAATGCGAGCAGCAGGCCTGTCgttctaaaaaatatatattttattattattacaaataatAACGAGTCTATTTGTATAAATCGAATGATTCCTTTTGGCGTGCGTCCATCGTGAAATTGATGGGGAAAATCACAATGACGCACGATCACAAATTTGATACAATCTGTGAACGAGGTTTATGGACCCAAGCAACGGTGCGCATTTGGTCAACAAAAGTGGCTGTACATTCAAATAACGAAATATCGCACCTGATTAGTTTAACCTCATTTGCCGAAGAAGATGAGTATTCGTCGTGCGGAACGGTGGTTCGACGAGTCCGTCCATATTCGCCATCAATCCGGTGGATCCTCCGGGACCGAGAGGACAAAAGAAAATCCCTCAACCCCGAAAATGGACCTTACGTGTCCGCCTTTCCGAGGCTAGCGTGTCGCCGTGGCTGTGAGGTGGGGGAGTCTTCCGTTGTGCGTGGATGCGACGGAGGCGGGCAGGTGTCGTCAGCCCAGCCCCTCTCACCAAGCATTGCGTTTCCTTGATAAATGGTGCTGTAATTGCATCCTTTGGCATTATTTATTCAGAATAATGTACATCTGACCCATTTACGTGTTCAAAACTACTGTATGTGCTTAAGCctctttaaagtaaaaaaaaaaagctgtgtgtAAATTTACGGTATACACTGACACTCACTAGACACAGCATGAGGAAcaccaatacaaaaaaataagacacaCCAAACACTCTTAATATAATCAATTTATATTCAAAAAGTAATATATTCTAATTGCACCTATTTGCTCGTGTCGAACACACTCCGAATCAGCAGAGGGCGCTATAAAGCTAATGTGGCTAAAATACTAGACTGGTCGTCGAAGCTGGAGATGAAGAAATCCCTCATTTCCTTCTTTTCCAATATGTCGGTTTTCGGGCCGGTTGTGAAGGTTCATCCCGTCGTCCTAGCTTCCATTTGCGACTCGTACGAGCGACGAAATGAGGGAGCGAGTCGCGTGATTGGCACCCTGTTGGGTAAGAAGCCATTATGTTGGTGAATAGCCCATTTTGTCACTTCGTCCAATCGTTGGCGCGTTCGCTGGTTTTAGCATGCCTGCTGCTAACGCGTGCGTGTTACCTAGTCTCACTAGTACATCACTTGAACCAAACATCTGGTACTGTCATGTACTCGTAAATATCACTGTGTTAAGTTTAGTTAATATTGGAAGATCAAGGTGGATAGTAACGTTTCCGATGCGTTTATAATGTGAGTTGTAGGTGTACTGTGGCTAAATGTAATTAGTTGATACGTTGACGTGTTATTTGAAGGTGTGTCGTCCCCCTCCAGGTACCATCGACAAGCACTCGATCGAGGTGACCAACTGCTTCTCGGTGCCCCACAATGAGTCTGAAGACGAGGTGCGTTGTTCATATCTCTTTACTCTTTATTGTTGTCACCgtagtttatttttaaacaagacAGTACTCAACTCCATTTTGAAGAGCACTTTTGAGAACAACTCAAGCTAAGAGAAAGAGCCGCGGACtcgctggaacctatcccagctgtctttgggtaatAGTAGAGGGAATTTTAAGCAGCAGCAACCTCGAGAGCGCTGATGAGACTCTTTCCTTAAGGACAGTTGTGAGACTTGATATTCCTTGTCCTCCCTCAGGTCGCCGTTGACATGGAGTTTGCCAAAAACATGTACGAGCTACACAAGCGTGTGTCGCCCAGCGAGGTCATCATCGGCTGGTACGCCACAGGCTTTGATATCACTGAGCACTCTGTGCTCATCCACGAGTACTACAGCCGCGAGGCAACCAACCCCATTCACCTGACCGCTGACACAGCCCTGCAGAGCGGCAAGATGAATATTCGTGCCTACGTCAGGTCTGTCTCACCGTCTTTATTTCCTCGCTCATTTTATGCGAACGAACACTTCCTAACACCTCATCTCTTACATAGTGCACAAATGGGCGTGCCCGGGAAGACGGTCGGCGTGATGTTTACGCCACTCACAGTCAAATATGTCTACTATGACACAGAGAGGATAGGCGGTAAGGAAAGAAACACTCTTCAGTGTCAGCGTTTCCACCAAGTAGTCGGGGAACAaatgacagtattttttttttggtgggggggtcgTCTTCCCAATTTCTAATATATCTAATATGATAATGACTAAGTTACATTTAACTTTGTAAGACATGCATCTTATCCTGCAAGATCTCTGCACGTTTTCCTTGAATACATCTTTTTAATGTTCTGTGAATAAAAATTAGCCTTCATAGTATTGTCTttatatattgttttatttgtttgcttttttaagTGGACCTTTTGCAGAGGACACGCCTCATTCCTAGTCGCGCCAAGGGCCTAACGTCGGACCTCTCCCAGGTGGCCGGCTCAGCTGCACGCGTTCAGGACATGCTGACCACCGTGCTAGCGTACATCGAGGACGTGCTGGTCAGTCTCTAGAGACATTTTGTCAATCGCCTCTATCTCGTGCTTTGAGAACGTTAACCTGGGCTGTGTTTGGAATCTCTCTATCCACTACATAGTGCCCTATAAAGCAAGGTCGCCATTTTGCAGTGTTGTTTGAATGTACTGCACCCTCACTGTATCTCACAATGCACTTCCTAGAATTCCATATTAGCAAGCATTGTGCTGAATGTGACCTCTTTATCCGTCTCAGTCTGGCAAGGTGACTGCAGACAACAGCGTGGGCCGCTTCCTGATGGACCTGGTCAACAAGGTACCCACCATCTCAGCAGAGGACTTTGAGACTATGATCAACTCCAACATCAACGTATGTTTGTCTTTCTTGTCACGGTTGATTAATGGGTAATGTTTTCTCTCCGAATTGGGTTAACCACACGTCAATAAATGCCATGTCAAATGTTTCTTTACAGGACCTCCTGATGGTAACGTACCTGTCCAACCTCACCCAAGCACAGATCGCCCTGAATGAGAAGCTGGTGCTGCTCTGAGGCGCTATTTAATTTTTGGTTACAAGTTGCCCTTTTCTGAGATGAATAAAAGCCAAATATTCCCAGAGTCCATCCCCTCCTTGAAGCAGCTTTTGGTGTCATTTGATCACTGATTTGACTTTCTAGGCACATTTGTGATACAGTACTCCAGGAAACAAACGGATAGCAACACAATTTATCTGTAAAAACTGGTACAGGTGTAGTCACGATGGGAATCAATGACACCATTATCTCAATCTCATGCTGAAGTGACGATtgatttgaaagtgctcgagtaCTTTACATATTTGGTTTTAATTTGGACTGTATTGTTAGTTTGTAATATTGATACTACAGTGATAATTGataaatttgaaataaaatctaaaGTTGGTCAGTGTACTTTTAAAAACTATCATTTTACTGCAGTACTACTTTAATGAATGGGATGTTATTATTGGATTATTGTATTCGAGATGGTGACATTGATCATTTGTTCCACTAgttgttgaatgttttttgaaTAACACAGTAGTCTGTGAAACGTTTGactgtttattatttatgtcaTAATTCTCTGCATAAATATACATTCTAATTGTCCAGCCTGAGTTATCTTCATACAAAAAGTAGGCATAAATAAGAGCACCCAGTTGTTTGAGCTGCTGGTGTCTTCCTGCTTTGGTGACCTCAACGTTTCCCCGGAGAGTCGACACCCGGCTGGGCCTTTTTGCTTTGCGGTTTCAGGATGCTCTCAATGGCGGCGTAGCCGTGCACGGCCCCCTCGTATAAGGTGTCGCCGGCGGACTTGGCGATGGTCGCAGCACGATCTGGGTAGTAGAGGGAGGCGCTGGTGGTCATGAGACCCGCCGGGTAAATGACCCTCTTTACCCGCGAGCGTCTGGCCAGAAGTAGCCCCAGTACGCCGGTACAGCCAATGATACCGGCACGCGCGTAGAAGTCCCCCGGTGGGTTTTTGAGAAACGCCCAGGAGTTGCCCGCCAGCTGTGCCGCGCTTTGGACTTTAGGTTCAATGCGGTCGTAGGTGGTCCGACACCAGGCAGCGTACGGCTCCGCAAACTTCCGTAGACTGGCAACACTACGCTCCAGTTGCCCGGCTTTCGGCTCCTCGGAGACGGCTTTCTCTTGTCGCGGCGGGGCGTACAGCGACAGGTCTTCCCGTTTCAGCTTTGCAGGCGTGGGTTTCTTTACGTCACCCGCCGCGGCGTAGACGGTGGCCGGCCACAAGGTGAAGGCTCCGGCCATGAGTCTACCCGTCACCTTCAACATGATCCCTGGTAACCATGAATGGCCAATACGGCGACTCGGGAGGAACATCCTTCCCCAAGGCGAACACGTTCGACTAACCCCACAACCACAACACAAAATACCTCATTTAGATTTTGTAGTATGTATTTCATCCAGAAATTGAGTTCGTCATATGGCAGAAATATCTCAGTAATTATAGCTATTTTTTGTAAAAACGCGACGTTCCTATTGCCTGTTGTACGGAGTGTCGCTTTAAACGTCACGTTACGAGTTGACGTATTGTAgcatttggtcatgtgacgtaaTTGTGCCCATGGTAACAACAAAGTCTCTACGATACAACAGTGGCACGCCGCTTTCTGCTGGGAAGATACTTTACAAAAGTAGAATAGTTGTGATATTTCTTCAATTGAGAAAAAATGGAATATCATGACGTTTCATCCGTTCAGAACATTAAGGCGCTGTCTGCCTTGCTTTCCTCTCAACAAGAAGAGGAAAATGATGAAGATTATCAAGTTAGTATATTTTCCCATGTCAGTGTTCAATAATTTTTTCCCCTGGTTCTTGAAGTCTATTtatcattcaaaatattttcaggaTTTGTCTCCTTATGCAAAGATGGGCCCCGGACATATAGGGCCACCGaccaaaaaagagaaagaaggtACAGTACTAATTTCTCATCACGAAATAAAACGGATAATGCAAGTTGTGTGTGCATTTTAGAGTCGTCAGTTTACGCGAAAAAGAACAGCAAAGAGGTGTGGAGCGAAGAGGAGGTGGCCGACGGCCCGCAATACGATGATGTCACTGACCCACGGCCGCAACCTCAGTAAGTTCACACAGCAACATATGGATTTACAGTAGTCACGTTTTACTGCTAAATGAGACGTATTCCCCTATTTTGGAAGTCACTAATCAAGCCTTAAGACATGAAATATAAAGTGCTTTCTCCCCCCTGTGACTATGCGCAGATATGAAATCATCCTAAAGCAAAGTGTCGGCACAGAGGATCTCTTTTTGGGCTTGAGCAGAAAGGACCCTTCCTCCATGTGCTGTGAGGCAATGCTGGTAATGAGGTTTCTGTCTAAGTGGGAAATTCCACAACCAAGAAATGATCTGCCTATTTCCAGAATGAGAGCAATTCGTTCAGAATTTTGCGCTGTAACAGTGAGGGTAATTTTACTGCCTCCAAACTTCATGACTTGGCAATGAGGCGATTAGAAAATCTCTAGTTTTAAAGTGATGGCCACACTACTTGGAAGCACTGTcatgtcaataaataaataaaaagaaatcaacTCTTCACTCCACACCTTAGTAAAATTGCTCAGACATTGTTTCAGAGACACAATTGCATAATCAGACCTTCCCTGTTGACTTTGACAAAGGGGAGggaaaaatgttcatatttgtCCCAACTGTCGGTATGTATGTGTGCCCCGCTCTACAGGTCGCAAGAGCActacaataaataaacacaagtcATGTGCGTGGTCCTCATATCCTGGACCTATTTCACATAAACCACAACAGTCCAAAATGTTGATGATGGATATTTCTACAACCAGGTGAAAATCAAACTCCCGGACAGCAAAGCGACGGACGTGACTCTGGACTTGAAAGAAAAGTTCCTTGATCTTCGGACACCAAAATAGTAAGTAACATTATTAATACCTTTGATTACCGGTACCTCTTGTAATGCTCATGACCCACTTCTGTCAGACTTCACCTCAGATCAGATTTAATTTAAAACATGTTACATTATAACATGTTTAGAACaatgtctatcatgagtggacccacaaaaagtctcaacTATTTTGGTTTCTAATCTTAACATTAACCTGCACATTTTGTGTCTTAATGTTGTAGTCGACTAGGCCTTCACCTCCCCCACCCGGTCCACCACCAGGAGGGTAAGGCTCAGTTTTTTAGCGAAAGAGAGGAATTAGAAGTAACGCTGGTGATGAATCGACCATTGGATGCCATCAACATGCAGTGAAACTCGATGGCTCGCAAGATCACACCTGGAATGGATCTCCAAAGTCTCTTTTtgaagacaaaataatgctcagatgattttttttaaagacagcatGTTTAATTGACATTCAAAACAGAGTGGGGCAAAAGTaggtgtaaacatttttttttctcatttatgtgATAGTCCAATTTTTCATGGAATATTTTTGTCTCTTACATCTTgaccttccttcctttcctaaATTGCTTTTTATTCTTGCATCTTTCCTTCAGTGAAACctcctttctttctgacctcTTTCCCCTGGCATCTTTTCCATCCTTCAGTTCTCTCATTCCTTCTCTTCTTTCCCTCAGACCTGTTTTCTTATTCGTATGTCCTTCCTCCTGTCATTTAAACGTGCTTTTCTCCTTTCCTTTCATCTTCCACTCCagacctttttcttcttcctgaccTCTAGTGCTCCTTACCACCCTCCCCTTTGGCATCCTTCCCCCCTCCCTTAGCTCTGTCCCTCACACCCATTTATTCTGAATCCTTCCTTTGTTTAGAACTATTTTTCtgtcttcctttcttccttaaGCATCTATCCAATATCCAATTTTGTAGATTGTGTACTTGTGCTGTACTGTAAAACACCCTCATAAAATGTATCCACATAGTCTACATCCTTGATCAAGAATGTCTAGCGTTTTTGAGCCACCGGGTGGCAAATGTCattaataaaatggaaaaaaagccaaagttgAGTAGAAAACGCTTCATATGACTATCAATTGTTTCTGTATACAGTACCGTACAGTGTATTTATTACTTCCTCATTAATAAGGAAGGAAACTCTTGGTTTCCCGGCGTGCACTTGTTCCACTGCGCAGGCGCAGAgggctttatttatttcacgACCCGAGACAACCGGAAACTACGAGGCTGTGGACTTGACCGCACTTGGTAAAGTTTGTCACTTAAAATACTTCACACATTCCTATAGTGTTTTGAACAAAACGGTGttgaaagtcaacattttttttaagataagcgGAAAAAAGCTAACGGCTCGCAATGCTGGAGTATCGTTAGCACACACGGGCCCCTTCATTCAGTGCTTAGCATGTCCTTTTTAAAACACTTTCCTGACTATCCTGCTTCTACTCGCTTATATTGTACGCCGAACCTGTAAAATCCCCGAGAAAACATTATTACTGGCCACTTGCCTTTATTAGTTACGTCGAGTGGTGTAGTGAAGGATTAGCATCTTTAAGGTCACTATACATAATTAAAGCTGCATTTTACTCTGGGGAGATTCCACCTTTAATGACAGGTTCGTAAACATTAGCTCATAACTCGCTTACATacgttcagtcttttttttctgttttaatgttttgacAGACTCACTGGTGTGAATAAGATCATAATTCACTTTGCAAGTGTCAAAGGAATTTGAATTAATATCAAAAGTCTTGTAAAGCTGTACCTTTAGTGATTGTTCTTTTATTAATCTTCATTTTTCATCTGATTACTCTGTTATGTAATGTGATAATTAATTATAAAATTTTCTGATACCTGCCACTCGAGGCGCCCACCGTTGTCCTAAAAGCAAAATGAGTTTATGACTCATGGATAACCTTTTCACAGTTGTGATGGCAGCAAGGGCGTGATCGGCAGCTACCATGACCGAGTGCTTCCTGCCACCCAGCAGCAGCCCCGCCGAGCAGCGGCGGGCTGAGCATCCGGGTGGCGTGGCGCGCACCCCTAGCTCCGAGGAGATAAGCCCCACCAAGTTTCCCGGGTTGTACCGCACCGGTGACCCATCGCCACCGCACGATGGCCTCCACCATGAGGCACCAGATGCATACGTGTCAGATGAGGACAAAGAGCAcagcaagaagaagaacaagtttaagaagaaggagaagcgcAGTAAGTGGTACTTAATATGGATTaactagatggatggatggtgtttcTATTgcctgtttttaatttttcatccCAGTTTTACTTATTTCCATTTCGGGTTCCCTTTTATGGTGGCTTCATAAaagaagccaaagaaaaagctggTGGGGGGTGGAAAGTGCGGGATTGTGGGGTCCGGTCTCCACACCGCCAGCTAGATTTATGGAATATTTGTTAATGTACTATTAAGAATATATTTGACATGTTTTACAATATTGCATTATATTAAATAACTTTTTTACTCACcaacttttgttttcaatacCTGGTGGCATAAGTGAGCACGAACTGCCTTTTTTAAAGACattaaatcatttaaaagtaGGGCGGTTGAAGCACAAGGGAGTTGTGCCACATTCGTGGctgacctcttttttttttccaagcaccccccgtttctcccccctcccttcctgttTCTCATGTAGAACAACTATCCAAAACTCTCCCTCACTTTTGCTCTCCCTCTCTCGACCCAGCGGAAGGATATGCCGCCTTCCAGGAGGACAGCTCGGCAGACGAGGCGGAGAGCCCGTCCAAGATGAAGCGCTCAAAAGGCATCCACGTGTTCAAGAAGCCTAGCTTCtccaagaagaaggagaaggacttCAAGGTGAAGGAGAAGGGCCCCAAAGAGGCAAAAGACAAGAAGTCCAAGGACCTGACAGCTGCAGATGTGGTGAAACAGtggaaagagaagaagaaaaagaagaagcctGGCACTTGTACCGTCCCTGCCGTTGACGTGGAGGCATTGCCAGCAGAGATGCCCGCCTTCAGGCCCATCTTCGGTGCCCCCCTAGCGGAGGCGGTGAAGCGGACTGCGTTATATGATGGCATCCAGCTGCCCGCAATCTTCAGGGAGTGTGTGGATTACATCGAGAACTACGGCATGAAGTGTGAAGGCATCTATCGCGTCTCAGGTATGCTTCACACCATGAAAATAGTTATAAATCTGCTTGATTGTATATACCCTTGTAAGAGAGGACAAATAGGGAGAAGTGagagaataaacaaaaacaacacttccTAAGATGGGTTTTCAAACGGGAccgatggaggaaaaaaaaatcgccataACAACTCTTTCTTAGTTTTAGAGGTGACAGGCAGAGAGGAAGACTACAGGAAGCAACATTAGCATGTGCCAATATGAATGAGTGGGGACAGATAGAGAGAGGAAAGTCAAATAAAAGAACAGGCACAACCACAAGTCCCTGTTA
It includes:
- the dnaaf6 gene encoding protein PIH1D3, with amino-acid sequence MEYHDVSSVQNIKALSALLSSQQEEENDEDYQDLSPYAKMGPGHIGPPTKKEKEESSVYAKKNSKEVWSEEEVADGPQYDDVTDPRPQPQYEIILKQSVGTEDLFLGLSRKDPSSMCCEAMLVKIKLPDSKATDVTLDLKEKFLDLRTPKYRLGLHLPHPVHHQEGKAQFFSEREELEVTLVMNRPLDAINMQ
- the LOC127616621 gene encoding MICOS complex subunit MIC26-like, with the protein product MFLPSRRIGHSWLPGIMLKVTGRLMAGAFTLWPATVYAAAGDVKKPTPAKLKREDLSLYAPPRQEKAVSEEPKAGQLERSVASLRKFAEPYAAWCRTTYDRIEPKVQSAAQLAGNSWAFLKNPPGDFYARAGIIGCTGVLGLLLARRSRVKRVIYPAGLMTTSASLYYPDRAATIAKSAGDTLYEGAVHGYAAIESILKPQSKKAQPGVDSPGKR
- the eif3f gene encoding eukaryotic translation initiation factor 3 subunit F is translated as MKKSLISFFSNMSVFGPVVKVHPVVLASICDSYERRNEGASRVIGTLLGTIDKHSIEVTNCFSVPHNESEDEVAVDMEFAKNMYELHKRVSPSEVIIGWYATGFDITEHSVLIHEYYSREATNPIHLTADTALQSGKMNIRAYVSAQMGVPGKTVGVMFTPLTVKYVYYDTERIGVDLLQRTRLIPSRAKGLTSDLSQVAGSAARVQDMLTTVLAYIEDVLSGKVTADNSVGRFLMDLVNKVPTISAEDFETMINSNINDLLMVTYLSNLTQAQIALNEKLVLL